One genomic segment of Anguilla anguilla isolate fAngAng1 chromosome 2, fAngAng1.pri, whole genome shotgun sequence includes these proteins:
- the LOC118220332 gene encoding C-reactive protein-like isoform X2 — MNSIFADFMVMEKLVVLLLLVTCGSTKSEDLTGKAFTFPSESDTRYATLTPDMEGPFSAVTLCLRSFPDNSRIQTLFSLATPSHDNAFLLYKPKKGHYEVSVNNKPHDFEMPDNQNEWDSVCCTWDGRTGLTQVWVNGKRSIRVKISTDTVLAGIPIIILGQEQDNYGGGFAKNQCFVGDLTDVHMWNYVLDICEIQNYMNYFRFKSGNVLNWKALNYKVNDEVLVEPKQSGGCN, encoded by the exons ATGA acagtATTTTTGCAGATTTCATGGTTATGGAGAAGCTGGTGGTTTTGCTCCTCCTGGTCACTTGCGGTTCTACAAAGTCTGAAG ATCTTACAGGTAAAGCTTTTACCTTCCCATCGGAGTCTGATACTCGATATGCAACACTCACACCTGATATGGAGGggccattttcagctgtgacaCTCTGCCTGAGATCCTTCCCTGACAACAGCAGAATACAAACTCTCTTCTCCTTGGCCACACCATCACACGACAACGCCTTTTTGCtgtacaaaccaaaaaaaggtcATTATGAAGTCAGTGTCAATAATAAGCCGCATGACTTCGAGATGCCAGACAATCAAAATGAATGGGACTCTGTCTGCTGTACCTGGGACGGTAGAACTGGACTTACTCAAGTGTGGGTGAATGGAAAACGCAGCATAAGGGTGAAGATCAGCACCGACACAGTCCTAGCTGGAATTCCCATCATAATCCTTGGCCAAGAGCAGGACAATTATGGTGGGGGCTTTGCCAAAAACCAGTGTTTTGTTGGAGACCTTACAGATGTGCACATGTGGAATTATGTTCTTGATATTTGTGAAATCCAGAATTACATGAATTACTTCAGGTTTAAATCAGGCAATGTTCTGAATTGGAAAGCACTAAATTACAAAGTGAACGATGAAGTGCTTGTAGAACCAAAACAATCAGGTGGCTGTAATTAG
- the LOC118220332 gene encoding C-reactive protein-like isoform X1 produces MNSIFADFMVMEKLVVLLLLVTCGSTKSEAPTDLTGKAFTFPSESDTRYATLTPDMEGPFSAVTLCLRSFPDNSRIQTLFSLATPSHDNAFLLYKPKKGHYEVSVNNKPHDFEMPDNQNEWDSVCCTWDGRTGLTQVWVNGKRSIRVKISTDTVLAGIPIIILGQEQDNYGGGFAKNQCFVGDLTDVHMWNYVLDICEIQNYMNYFRFKSGNVLNWKALNYKVNDEVLVEPKQSGGCN; encoded by the exons ATGA acagtATTTTTGCAGATTTCATGGTTATGGAGAAGCTGGTGGTTTTGCTCCTCCTGGTCACTTGCGGTTCTACAAAGTCTGAAG CCCCTACAGATCTTACAGGTAAAGCTTTTACCTTCCCATCGGAGTCTGATACTCGATATGCAACACTCACACCTGATATGGAGGggccattttcagctgtgacaCTCTGCCTGAGATCCTTCCCTGACAACAGCAGAATACAAACTCTCTTCTCCTTGGCCACACCATCACACGACAACGCCTTTTTGCtgtacaaaccaaaaaaaggtcATTATGAAGTCAGTGTCAATAATAAGCCGCATGACTTCGAGATGCCAGACAATCAAAATGAATGGGACTCTGTCTGCTGTACCTGGGACGGTAGAACTGGACTTACTCAAGTGTGGGTGAATGGAAAACGCAGCATAAGGGTGAAGATCAGCACCGACACAGTCCTAGCTGGAATTCCCATCATAATCCTTGGCCAAGAGCAGGACAATTATGGTGGGGGCTTTGCCAAAAACCAGTGTTTTGTTGGAGACCTTACAGATGTGCACATGTGGAATTATGTTCTTGATATTTGTGAAATCCAGAATTACATGAATTACTTCAGGTTTAAATCAGGCAATGTTCTGAATTGGAAAGCACTAAATTACAAAGTGAACGATGAAGTGCTTGTAGAACCAAAACAATCAGGTGGCTGTAATTAG